A genomic stretch from Lathyrus oleraceus cultivar Zhongwan6 chromosome 2, CAAS_Psat_ZW6_1.0, whole genome shotgun sequence includes:
- the LOC127119907 gene encoding protein MODIFYING WALL LIGNIN-2, whose protein sequence is METPPRCKFAFIFSIFISIFLGLVSFSLCIASEIKRNKKEDLRWNGKLCYLPSSQAFGLGIASLISFILAQIIGNSILFKNSYSRRKINAQYKLPFIARLLILISWLSFGVTIILLIAATSMSKTQPYGAGWLNGECYLVKGGTYTGSAILILVTLASVTASTFSTIKTNKADQDRKIHAQMG, encoded by the exons ATGGAAACTCCTCCTAGATGCAAATTTGCATTCATCTTTTCTATCTTCATCTCTATTTTTCTTGGCTTGGTTTCATTTTCTTTATGTATAGCTTCCGAGATTAAGAGGAACAAG aAGGAAGATCTTAGATGGAATGGAAAACTATGTTATTTACCATCAAGTCAAGCATTTGGGTTAGGTATTGCATCTTTGATTAGTTTCATTTTGGCTCAAATCATTGGAAATTCAATTTTGTTCAAGAATTCTTATTCAAGAAGAAAAATAAATGCACAATACAAGCTACCTTTCATTGCAAGGCTTCTAATTTTGATATCTTG GCTAAGCTTTGGAGTTACAATTATTTTACTAATTGCAGCCACAAGCATGAGCAAAACACAACCCTATGGAGCAGGTTGGTTAAATGGTGAGTGCTACTTAGTCAAAGGAGGAACCTACACAGGCTCAGCCATATTAATTCTAGTCACATTAGCCTCTGTAACGGCTTCAACATTCTCAACAATAAAAACCAATAAAGCAGACCAAGATCGCAAAATACATGCACAAATGGGGTAA
- the LOC127119906 gene encoding long-chain-alcohol oxidase FAO4A: protein MEMENSFNGSSRKSSFRKGSSRMGSLRLSLGGKEHETVIELGNIDTEILLFESKEIKQKQKTVRNTLSPRQMKSVTALADTILPSINDFDLSITDDGAAATFYRVSASMAGTPELLGGVISEKLIHPMTWLLKVALWFLSTWFGTIILCGMGCVTTKFPFIQAFPDLPLHKRQQILKSWSHSFFRLLRMFFRSVKLLTLHVFFTQLDESEENCSWKAIGYCGPDPEFKAQLKNHFFHSEEDDADNAEQAIGPLYKGLVHLNHPRDITVDALRRVGFHVSANRRKSVANLSSPSLVIQCDAVVVGSGSGGGVVAGILAKAGYKVLVLEKGGYCARNSLSLLEGPTMDQMYESSGLVATDDMSVFILSGSTVGGGSAINWSASIKTPQHVCKEWCEKHELELFESAMYREAMDAVCEKMGVQSEVGEEGFNNAVLRKGCQEMGYPVSNIPRNSSADHYCGWCCLGCKDGKKKGTSETWLVDLVKSGNGAILPGCTAMKVLHKKKKGSGEKVARGVVFEFEYKGSKDICVVESKVTIVACGALNTPALLKRSGLRNNNIGRNLHLHPVVMAWGYFPDAPVDSGASEVWPEKWKKSYEGGIMTAMSSVVGEFDKSGYGAVIQTPALHPGTFSIVMPWLSGSDIKNRMRKFSRTAHIFALARDQGSGNVHSPSNISYQMGDLDEENLQKGIDKVLRILAAAGAEEIGTHHNKGKTINVKKASYHEFEKFVTKESSRPIKDLSTPVCSAHQMGSCRMGSDPTQSAVKQTGETWEMEGLYVADTSVFPTALGVNPMVTVQSIAYCTAQSVLHVLKRKRSK from the exons ATGGAAATGGAGAATAGTTTCAATGGTAGCTCTAGAAAGAGTAGCTTCAGAAAAGGTAGCTCTAGAATGGGAAGTCTTAGGTTGAGTTTAGGAGGAAAAGAACATGAGACAGTGATTGAGCTTGGTAATATTGACACAGAAATACTTCTCTTTGAAAGTAAAGAGATAAAACAGAAACAAAAGACTGTCAGAAACACACTTTCTCCTAGGCAGATGAAATCTGTCACTGCTCTAGCAGACACTATCTTACCTTCTATCAATGACTTCGATCTTTCGATCACCGACGACGGAGCCGCCGCCACTTTCTACCGTGTTTCTGCTTCCATGGCTGGAACACCTGAACTT CTTGGGGGTGTGATAAGTGAGAAATTGATTCATCCCATGACATGGTTATTGAAGGTGGCGTTGTGGTTTCTATCAACTTGGTTTGGAACAATCATTTTATGTGGCATGGGTTGCGTAACTACCAAGTTCCCATTTATCCAAGCTTTTCCTGATTTGCCGCTACATAAACGCCAACAGATTTTGAAATCTTGGTCTCATAGTTTTTTTCGTCTCCTTAGGATGTTTTTCAGATCGGTCAAACTTCTCACTCTTCACGTCTTCTTCACTCAG CTCGATGAATCAGAAGAAAATTGTTCTTGGAAAGCAATTGGATACTGTGGACCTGATCCAGAATTCAAAGCTCAGTTAAAGAACCATTTTTTTCACTCCGAGGAAGACGACGCCGATAATGCTGAACAAGCCATAGGACCTCTTTACAAAGGTCTTGTTCATCTAAACCATCCGCGAGACATCACTGTCGATGCTCTAAGACGGGTTGGATTCCATGTCTCGGCGAATCGTCGAAAATCGGTTGCGAATTTGTCGTCGCCTTCTTTAGTTATACAATGTGATGCTGTGGTGGTTGGTTCTGGCTCGGGGGGCGGTGTTGTAGCCGGAATTCTAGCGAAAGCTGGTTACAAAGTGTTGGTTTTGGAGAAAGGTGGCTATTGTGCTAGGAACAGTCTTTCGCTTCTTGAAGGACCGACGATGGATCAAATGTATGAATCCAGTGGTTTGGTTGCGACTGATGATATGAGTGTGTTTATATTGTCGGGTTCGACTGTTGGTGGAGGGTCTGCGATTAACTGGTCTGCAAGTATCAAAACACCTCAGCATGTGTGCAAGGAGTGGTGTGAAAAACATGAGCTGGAATTGTTTGAAAGCGCGATGTATCGAGAAGCGATGGATGCGGTGTGCGAGAAAATGGGAGTTCAATCTGAGGTGGGAGAGGAAGGTTTTAACAATGCGGTTTTGAGAAAAGGGTGTCAAGAAATGGGATATCCTGTGAGTAACATTCCGAGAAACTCTTCTGCGGATCACTACTGTGGCTGGTGTTGCTTGGGGTGTAAGGATGGGAAGAAGAAGGGTACATCGGAGACGTGGTTGGTGGATTTGGTGAAGTCGGGGAACGGGGCGATTCTTCCGGGTTGTACGGCAATGAAAGTTTTGCATAAGAAAAAGAAAGGAAGTGGCGAAAAGGTTGCCCGGGGAGTGGTGTTTGAATTTGAATACAAAGGAAGTAAAGACATTTGTGTGGTGGAGTCTAAGGTCACAATTGTAGCTTGCGGAGCACTCAATACTCCGGCTTTGCTCAAAAGAAGCGGATTGAGAAATAACAATATCGGGAGAAACTTGCATCTTCATCCCGTGGTAATGGCTTGGGGCTACTTCCCAGATGCGCCTGTAGATTCAGGTGCATCTGAGGTGTGGCCCGAGAAATGGAAAAAGAGCTACGAAGGAGGGATAATGACAGCAATGTCATCAGTTGTCGGGGAGTTTGACAAATCAGGATACGGTGCGGTCATCCAAACACCTGCATTGCATCCTGGTACATTCTCGATTGTGATGCCATGGCTTTCAGGAAGCGATATAAAGAATAGAATGCGGAAATTCTCAAGAACAGCACATATATTTGCACTTGCAAGGGATCAAGGTTCTGGAAACGTGCATTCGCCGAGTAACATCAGTTATCAGATGGGAGATTTAGACGAAGAGAATCTACAGAAGGGAATCGACAAGGTACTGAGAATTCTAGCTGCAGCTGGTGCTGAAGAAATCGGAACTCATCATAACAAGGGAAAGACCATAAATGTAAAGAAGGCAAGTTATCACGAATTCGAGAAATTTGTTACAAAGGAAAGCTCAAGGCCAATAAAAGACCTTTCGACTCCGGTGTGCTCGGCACATCAGATGGGGAGTTGTCGGATGGGATCTGACCCGACACAATCGGCTGTGAAGCAGACAGGGGAAACATGGGAAATGGAGGGTCTCTATGTGGCAGATACAAGTGTCTTTCCAACAGCTTTGGGTGTGAATCCAATGGTCACAGTTCAATCAATTGCTTACTGCACTGCACAATCTGTTCTGCATGTTCTTAAGAGGAAAAGAAGtaaatga